The proteins below are encoded in one region of Myxococcales bacterium:
- a CDS encoding transposase — MGDDLAKRALALSSVDEAKTDSLTFVQRFDSALRLNPHLHVLILDGARMWTGRFPQP; from the coding sequence ATGGGTGATGACCTTGCCAAGCGCGCACTCGCTCTGTCCTCGGTGGATGAGGCGAAGACGGACTCACTGACTTTCGTGCAGCGCTTTGACAGCGCGTTGCGTCTGAATCCTCATCTGCATGTCTTGATACTTGATGGGGCGCGTATGTGGACGGGGCGTTTCCCCCAACCTTAA
- a CDS encoding FG-GAP repeat protein: protein MVTGWPLQHISNPTGGNYSGVVHIYHRTAPETWNYVGPIVASETNQGDTFGSSVAMDGTWMAIGAEKRERDGQPSNSEAGAVYLFERVGNSWIEQQRVTGSLLQDHDNYGWPITLSGTRLVIGASAYDAPSRTGRVYVFEYDGSSWTETQTFTASDAGAGDGFGSSLSLRGDTLLVGAPGSGTGGAAYLYQYNGNLWQEGIIYTQASNSGADQFGFEVLLLSDVALIGAPFTDPSPAQDVGSLYVMDLN from the coding sequence ATGGTGACTGGATGGCCGCTGCAGCACATCAGCAACCCTACCGGGGGAAACTACTCGGGAGTCGTTCACATCTACCACCGCACAGCTCCTGAAACCTGGAACTACGTTGGTCCTATCGTTGCCTCCGAAACGAATCAAGGTGATACCTTTGGCTCATCCGTAGCTATGGATGGAACCTGGATGGCCATTGGCGCAGAGAAACGCGAACGAGATGGTCAACCCTCAAACTCGGAAGCTGGAGCGGTCTACCTCTTCGAGCGGGTTGGCAATAGTTGGATCGAGCAGCAACGCGTGACCGGATCGCTCTTGCAAGATCACGACAACTATGGCTGGCCAATCACGCTGAGCGGCACTCGGCTCGTTATCGGGGCATCAGCTTACGATGCACCAAGCCGAACCGGTCGCGTCTATGTCTTCGAGTACGATGGCAGCAGCTGGACCGAAACCCAAACTTTCACCGCTAGCGACGCTGGCGCCGGCGATGGGTTTGGATCTAGTCTATCTCTGCGGGGGGACACCCTCTTAGTGGGCGCGCCGGGATCAGGGACGGGTGGCGCGGCCTATCTGTATCAGTACAACGGCAACCTTTGGCAAGAAGGCATTATTTACACCCAAGCCAGCAACTCTGGAGCAGATCAGTTCGGTTTCGAAGTTCTTCTGCTCAGTGATGTGGCTCTGATAGGCGCCCCCTTCACCGATCCTTCCCCCGCCCAGGATGTTGGTAGTTTATACGTGATGGATCTGAACTGA
- a CDS encoding L,D-transpeptidase gives MGRVCGRGVSPNLKEQTVVAYEGDRPVFATLASTGKEEFETPPGIFRMISKHVSTTMDDFASQELAYSIEDVPWVICYSGSYALHGAFWHNRFGQTRSHGCVHLAPIDPSWLFQWSEPTLPNAWHSLFASRDRPGTWVYVDTGEEPSN, from the coding sequence ATGGGGCGCGTATGTGGACGGGGCGTTTCCCCCAACCTTAAAGAACAAACCGTCGTAGCCTACGAGGGTGACAGGCCTGTCTTTGCAACCCTTGCCTCAACAGGGAAGGAAGAATTCGAAACGCCACCAGGTATCTTCCGCATGATTTCAAAGCACGTCAGCACCACGATGGATGATTTTGCATCGCAAGAACTCGCTTACAGCATCGAAGATGTCCCTTGGGTCATTTGCTACAGTGGCAGCTACGCATTGCACGGAGCCTTTTGGCACAACCGTTTCGGGCAAACGCGAAGTCACGGCTGTGTTCACCTCGCTCCGATTGACCCAAGTTGGCTTTTTCAGTGGTCCGAGCCCACGCTTCCGAACGCCTGGCATTCCCTCTTTGCCTCACGCGATCGTCCCGGTACATGGGTCTACGTCGATACGGGTGAAGAACCAAGCAACTAG